The following proteins are co-located in the Acinetobacter shaoyimingii genome:
- a CDS encoding peroxiredoxin, with translation MTADSIILPNQTFPTTTGEVNLSNLETEWLIIYFYPKDSTPGCTTQAVGFSCLKDQFDALNTTIYGVSRDSVKAHQNFTTKQNLTIDLISDKDEVLCQHFDVIKEKNMYGKKVMGIERSTFIFHNGKLVKEYRKVKAAGHAEQVLEDLKALQA, from the coding sequence ATGACTGCGGACAGCATTATTCTACCTAATCAGACTTTCCCCACCACAACTGGTGAAGTTAATCTTTCGAATCTTGAAACAGAATGGTTAATTATCTATTTTTATCCAAAGGACTCAACACCAGGTTGTACAACTCAAGCTGTAGGTTTCTCATGTCTAAAAGATCAATTTGATGCTTTAAACACCACGATTTATGGTGTATCTCGTGATTCGGTAAAAGCTCATCAAAACTTCACGACAAAACAAAATCTGACCATTGATTTAATCAGTGATAAAGATGAAGTCCTTTGCCAGCATTTTGATGTCATTAAAGAAAAAAATATGTATGGTAAAAAAGTCATGGGCATTGAGCGCTCGACTTTTATTTTCCATAACGGCAAGCTGGTTAAAGAATACCGTAAAGTGAAAGCCGCAGGACATGCCGAACAAGTGTTGGAAGATTTAAAAGCGTTACAGGCTTAA
- a CDS encoding LysR family transcriptional regulator ArgP, with protein sequence MLQSKHSEAFLAVAETGSFDSAAERLHITASAVTLRVQALEKKLGHLLIIRERPCRVTQAGQQLLAHLQQTKVLEQNLLEKLMGKSACSQFYTLNIATNADSLATWLLSTIQPILIEENIVIQLKVADQTQTHHLLEAGLVNACISTEQESLKGCEVKPIGSMRYHMVASPQFIERYFAHGFNRESLRYAPAVIFNEQDQMHHEVIYNAYGLNMSQYPHHLIPASNAFLESIVLGLGFGMVPEFQIKEYTKQGQLIEIMPEAQTDVMLYWHHWKKQSRQLEQLTSQIIEHAPFRMNQSLNEDND encoded by the coding sequence ATGTTACAGAGCAAACATAGTGAAGCTTTTTTAGCCGTTGCAGAAACTGGCAGTTTTGATTCAGCTGCAGAACGATTACATATTACAGCTTCAGCGGTAACCTTAAGGGTTCAGGCTTTAGAGAAAAAATTAGGGCATTTATTGATTATTCGTGAGCGTCCATGTCGAGTGACTCAAGCAGGTCAACAGCTTCTTGCCCATCTACAACAAACCAAAGTTTTAGAACAAAACCTGCTTGAAAAATTGATGGGAAAATCAGCCTGTTCACAATTTTATACACTCAACATTGCCACCAATGCGGACTCTTTAGCGACGTGGCTATTATCGACAATACAGCCCATCTTGATTGAAGAAAATATTGTCATTCAACTGAAAGTCGCTGATCAGACTCAAACGCATCATCTGCTTGAGGCAGGACTTGTGAATGCTTGCATTTCAACGGAACAAGAAAGTCTTAAAGGTTGTGAAGTAAAACCTATAGGCAGCATGCGATATCACATGGTGGCGAGTCCACAATTTATAGAACGCTATTTTGCGCACGGTTTCAATCGAGAAAGTTTAAGATATGCTCCTGCTGTGATTTTTAATGAGCAAGATCAAATGCATCATGAAGTGATCTACAACGCATATGGATTGAACATGTCGCAATATCCGCATCATTTAATCCCCGCTTCCAATGCCTTTTTAGAAAGTATTGTATTAGGACTTGGTTTTGGGATGGTGCCTGAGTTTCAAATAAAAGAGTATACTAAACAAGGTCAATTAATCGAAATTATGCCTGAAGCACAAACTGACGTGATGTTGTATTGGCACCACTGGAAAAAGCAGTCACGTCAGCTAGAACAATTGACTTCACAAATCATTGAACATGCACCCTTTAGAATGAATCAGTCTTTAAATGAAGATAATGATTGA
- a CDS encoding LysE/ArgO family amino acid transporter, with product MFNSYLQGFSVGLSLIIAIGAQNTFILKQGLLKQHIFWLCLICALSDSILIAAGVFGFSHLVVNYPQSIQIAKYLGAAFLVVYGAQHFYQALFKAEKIDITNVQAGHHLKPLILICLALTWLNPHVYLDTVVLVGSISTQFEQSKLYYLFGAITASWLFFFSLGYGSRLLLPIFQSAKSWKILDGVIGMIMWCIAFHLLELSF from the coding sequence ATGTTTAACAGCTATCTACAAGGTTTTAGTGTTGGTCTGAGTTTGATTATTGCGATTGGGGCACAGAATACTTTTATTTTAAAACAAGGTTTGCTCAAACAGCATATATTTTGGTTATGCCTAATCTGCGCACTTTCCGATTCTATTTTAATTGCGGCAGGGGTATTTGGATTTTCACATTTGGTGGTGAATTATCCGCAATCGATTCAAATCGCCAAATATTTAGGCGCTGCATTTCTAGTCGTGTATGGGGCGCAACATTTTTATCAGGCGCTGTTTAAAGCAGAAAAAATAGATATTACAAATGTTCAAGCGGGTCATCACCTAAAACCGCTCATTCTCATTTGTTTAGCCTTAACTTGGCTTAATCCGCATGTGTATTTGGATACAGTGGTTTTGGTTGGATCAATCTCGACACAATTTGAGCAAAGCAAACTTTATTATTTGTTTGGTGCAATCACAGCATCTTGGCTATTCTTTTTTAGTTTGGGTTATGGCTCACGCTTGTTATTGCCGATCTTTCAAAGTGCAAAATCGTGGAAAATTTTGGATGGGGTGATTGGGATGATCATGTGGTGTATTGCATTTCATTTACTCGAATTGAGTTTTTAA